The genomic window TTCCTCTCTAGTTTTAGCGATCGCAGTTGTATCACTGACTGGTGTAATGGGTCATAGACTATACAACCAGCCTAAATTAAAGGTAGGAACTCTTGCACCGCAGACAATTAAAGCCCCTTACCCTGATAAAATCGAAGACCAACAAAAAACAACAGATAAACGCAAAAACGCCAGTAAAAGTTCCACACCAGTATTAATGGTTGATGCTGAAACGACTGAAGAAATCAACCGAAAATTACAGCAATTACTGGATGAGGGTAACTCAATTCGTAACATTGCTGGTTCTTTTCCGTTCTATGATTCATCAGTATTATCTGTACCTACCCAGCATTATCTCCGCTCTTGCTCTGACGCGGAATGGCAAGTGTTTTTAACTACTATAAAAAATACTACCCCACCACAGCAAAGTAATCGCTTCCGGCAAAATACTGATAAAAAATCTACTAACAGCACCCCAGACACCCAAAACCAAAATGATAGTCTTCAGGGTAATCGACGCATTAATATTTTCGCTAAAAGTGAGCTGACGCAAGCCTTAGCAGAATTATTAGCTTACCGAGTCATGATTGGTGAAAAAAACATCCCCTCGGTGATAGAGCAAATATCCCAAGCTCGCCAAGCATATACCCAAGCTAGCAGTCAACTACTCAGACTCAATAGTGTTACTTCACAGACAATATATAGTGAAACAGTTCTGCTGGAATTATCAGATGATGCGTGGTCAAAAACCCAATCAGGACTTCATCAAAGTGCAGAACGTATTCTCACCCAAGGTATTCCCCCAGGCTTACCAGATAGTATTTTAAATAATGCGGTCAGTTTACAAGTTCAAGCCTTCGTCCCCAGCAATGCGGAAGCTTTAGCTAGCAAAATATTGTTAGCCATCTTAGAAGCTAATTTGAAAAAAGACGAAGAACAAAGCAAGGAACAAGCTCAAAAAGCAGCAGCTGGTGTTACACCTGTGTTTATTGATGTCAAGCAAGGTCAGATCATTGTTAATAAGGGAGACATCATCACCGAATGGCATTTTGAAATATTAGAGCATTATCAACTGATTCGCCGAGAAAATAACTGGCGGGAATTGCTGAAGTTAGCGAGTTTGGTAACTGGTGCAATTGGTGTATTTATTTTAGTAGAACGGCGAATTAAGTACAACTTGCGACAACGCGATCGCCTGTTAGTTTTACTATTAACCTTGAGTACACCAGGAGTATTAGCAGTCGGTGTACCTTATGCTACCTGGGGTGCGGTAGGGTTGCTTTTGGGAAGCTTTTATGGCCCTAGCTTGGGTGTGACAGTGATTGTTTTACTGTTATTTTTGTTACCATTCAGCTTAGAAATCAGTGCGATCGCGCTGTTGACGGGAGCAGTTGGGGGAATTTTAGGTAGTTGTGTAGCGCAAAGATTGCGATCGCGGGAAGAATTAGCACTTTTGGGTGTAGCGATCGCTGTGGCTCAAGGTAGTGTTTACTTAATTATTAAACTCCTGATTGGTGCAGCCTTTGGTGCGGCTTGGTATATTGTGCTGCAAGAAGCCGGATTATTTGCTTTATCTGGTCTAGTCTGGAGTATTGTAGCTTTAGGTTTAAGTCCTTACCTAGAAAAACTCTTTGATTTAGTTACCCCCATTCGGTTAGCAGAGTTAGCCAATCCCAATCGGCCGTTACTCAAGCGACTCGCCACCGAAACACCAGGAACTTTTCAGCACACCTTATCAGTAGCCACATTAGCAGAAGCGGCTGCTAAAAAACTCGGTTGTAATGTGGAATTAGTCAGGGCGGGGACATTATATCATGATATCGGTAAAATGCACGACCCTTTAGGATTTATTGAAAACCAAATGGGCGGGCCGAACAAACACGAAACAGAGATTAAAGACCCTTGGAAGAGTGCAGATATCATCAAAAAGCACGTCAGCGAAGGGTTAGTCATGGCGAGGAAACACCTCTTACCAACAGCAATTCAAGCATTTATCCCCGAACATCAAGGGACAATGCTGATTGCCTATTTTTATCATCAAGCCGAACAGATGGCACAAGCCGACCCCAGCATTATTGTCAATGAAGCCGATTTTCGCTATGCTGGCCCCATTCCCCAATCGCGGGAAACGGGAATTGTCATGTTAGCTGATGCTTGTGAAGCCGCACTGCGATCGCTCAAAGATGTCAATCCTGAACAAGCATTAACCATGTTGAATAATATTCTCCGTGCGAGATGGCAAGATAATCAACTCATTGATTCAGGGTTAACGCGGGAAGAAATGTCACAAATCGCCGAAATCTTTGTAGAAGTTTGGCAACAATTCCATCACAAACGCATTGCTTACCCTAAGTTAAAAACACAAAATAAAATCAATAGTTAAAACAATTCGCAACGATGTCTCTCAGCACTCTTCAAAAGCTGAAAGAATTTTCAGTCGGGGATTTAAACCCCCACTGAAAATATACTATCTGTAGACGTATGGGTTTTAAACCCTTGAATAGACCTCTTGCAAAAGTCCGAAAATGAGATGTATCATTCTGAATGAAATGTAGAATCTTTGCGATGTTTCGCTTTGCTCAACATGACAATTTAAGCATTTATGCAAGAGGTCTAATCTACAAAAATCTGGCTACAACGGAGAAGCTATAATGCAAATTTTTGAATAATACGCTGCATTGCTTCTTCTACATTCTCGCGGCTGTTAAATGCAGAAATACGGAAGTAGCCTTCACCCGCAGCACCAAAACCAGAACCAGGTGTACCAACAACATTGCAGGTATCCAGCAATTTATCAAAGAAATCCCAGCTAGAAAGACCATTGGGAGTCTTCACCCACACATAAGGCGCATTCACGCCACCATATACGGCTAGTCCGGCGGCTGTGAGTTGTTCACGGATAATTTTGGCGTTTTCTAAATAGAAACTCACTAATGCTGTGATTTGTGCTTGTCCAGCTTCAGAGTAGACAGCTTCCGCACCTCGTTGCACAATGTAGGATACACCATTAAATTTCGTAGACTGGCGACGATTCCACAGTTTCCACAGTTCAACATCAGAACCATCGGCGGCTTTACCTGTCAAGGTTTTGGGTACAACAGTCAAGGCGCAACGAGTTCCAGTAAAGCCGGCATTTTTGGAGAAAGAACGAAATTCAATAGCACAATCTCTTGCGCCGGGAATTTCATATATAGAATGAGGTAGGGATGGATCTGTAATATATGCTTCGTAAGCTGCATCAAAGAAAATAATCGAGTTATTTGCTTTAGCATAGTCTACCCACGCCTGGAGGTGTTCTTTAGTGGCTGTTGCACCTGTGGGGTTATTGGGGAAACAGAGATAAATTAAATCGACTTTTTGGGTAGGAATTTCCGCCGTAAAGTTGTTTTCTGCGGTGACAGGGAGGTAAACTAA from Nostoc sp. UHCC 0870 includes these protein-coding regions:
- a CDS encoding LL-diaminopimelate aminotransferase gives rise to the protein MATINDNYLKLKAGYLFPEIARRVNAFAQANPDAKIIRLGIGDVTEPLPEACRTAMIQAVEEMGDRATFKGYGPEQGYAWLREKIAAQDFQARGCEIDASEIFISDGSKCDSGNILDIFGDNNIIAVTDPVYPVYVDTNVMAGHTGTANEQGEFEGLVYLPVTAENNFTAEIPTQKVDLIYLCFPNNPTGATATKEHLQAWVDYAKANNSIIFFDAAYEAYITDPSLPHSIYEIPGARDCAIEFRSFSKNAGFTGTRCALTVVPKTLTGKAADGSDVELWKLWNRRQSTKFNGVSYIVQRGAEAVYSEAGQAQITALVSFYLENAKIIREQLTAAGLAVYGGVNAPYVWVKTPNGLSSWDFFDKLLDTCNVVGTPGSGFGAAGEGYFRISAFNSRENVEEAMQRIIQKFAL
- a CDS encoding HD family phosphohydrolase; protein product: MKTPRFLQSLNRQLTHWRRRYRIFSRKGKLLVGVSQQGKNSRNEVTRVILKNIPWHLFPYSDNIGQKKRKIDLRAMTKLVKNQSRIEAVGLGWVHERRSSLVLAIAVVSLTGVMGHRLYNQPKLKVGTLAPQTIKAPYPDKIEDQQKTTDKRKNASKSSTPVLMVDAETTEEINRKLQQLLDEGNSIRNIAGSFPFYDSSVLSVPTQHYLRSCSDAEWQVFLTTIKNTTPPQQSNRFRQNTDKKSTNSTPDTQNQNDSLQGNRRINIFAKSELTQALAELLAYRVMIGEKNIPSVIEQISQARQAYTQASSQLLRLNSVTSQTIYSETVLLELSDDAWSKTQSGLHQSAERILTQGIPPGLPDSILNNAVSLQVQAFVPSNAEALASKILLAILEANLKKDEEQSKEQAQKAAAGVTPVFIDVKQGQIIVNKGDIITEWHFEILEHYQLIRRENNWRELLKLASLVTGAIGVFILVERRIKYNLRQRDRLLVLLLTLSTPGVLAVGVPYATWGAVGLLLGSFYGPSLGVTVIVLLLFLLPFSLEISAIALLTGAVGGILGSCVAQRLRSREELALLGVAIAVAQGSVYLIIKLLIGAAFGAAWYIVLQEAGLFALSGLVWSIVALGLSPYLEKLFDLVTPIRLAELANPNRPLLKRLATETPGTFQHTLSVATLAEAAAKKLGCNVELVRAGTLYHDIGKMHDPLGFIENQMGGPNKHETEIKDPWKSADIIKKHVSEGLVMARKHLLPTAIQAFIPEHQGTMLIAYFYHQAEQMAQADPSIIVNEADFRYAGPIPQSRETGIVMLADACEAALRSLKDVNPEQALTMLNNILRARWQDNQLIDSGLTREEMSQIAEIFVEVWQQFHHKRIAYPKLKTQNKINS